A stretch of [Clostridium] innocuum DNA encodes these proteins:
- a CDS encoding NADH-quinone oxidoreductase: MKNFDERQEQVRGRIMTRAFLITIILMLLAAFLNDMHLYDFEKNVGFGETLISIVCIAITYGSVASILSNSYFGPLKDGRMAFIAYVFTALSVVLAALTIFDLIRGETLAVMNIISLMMVFSISISLWIRRTDWKK; this comes from the coding sequence ATGAAAAACTTTGATGAACGACAGGAACAGGTTCGCGGCAGAATTATGACTCGTGCCTTCCTCATAACGATTATACTCATGTTACTGGCTGCATTTCTAAACGATATGCATCTGTATGATTTCGAAAAGAATGTCGGCTTTGGAGAAACGCTGATCAGTATTGTCTGTATTGCTATAACATACGGCTCTGTGGCAAGTATTTTAAGTAACTCTTATTTTGGTCCGCTGAAGGATGGCAGAATGGCGTTTATTGCTTATGTATTTACCGCGTTGTCGGTCGTGCTGGCAGCCTTGACGATCTTTGATCTCATTCGCGGAGAAACACTGGCAGTTATGAATATCATTTCCCTCATGATGGTGTTTAGTATCAGCATAAGTTTGTGGATCCGTAGGACAGATTGGAAGAAATAA
- a CDS encoding D-tyrosyl-tRNA(Tyr) deacylase: protein MRVLLQRVQHASVRVDGAITGSIQQGFLLLVGITPTDTEDIMRKMAGKCAQLRVFEDENGKMNRGLQDIGGSILSISQFTLYADCKRGRRPGFEKAARGDFAQPMYHAFNEELRTYGIHVETGIFGADMKVDLLNDGPVTILLDSEEW, encoded by the coding sequence ATGAGAGTATTGCTACAGAGGGTACAGCATGCAAGTGTGCGTGTTGATGGAGCTATAACAGGAAGTATACAGCAGGGATTTCTGCTGCTGGTGGGAATTACGCCGACGGATACCGAGGACATCATGAGGAAGATGGCAGGAAAATGCGCACAGCTTCGTGTATTTGAGGATGAAAATGGAAAAATGAACAGAGGGCTTCAGGATATCGGTGGCAGTATTCTTTCTATATCACAGTTTACGCTGTATGCGGATTGTAAACGGGGAAGACGCCCGGGATTTGAAAAAGCGGCACGCGGGGATTTTGCACAGCCGATGTACCATGCATTTAATGAAGAGCTCCGTACTTATGGTATCCATGTGGAAACGGGGATCTTCGGTGCGGATATGAAGGTGGATTTACTGAATGACGGTCCGGTTACAATTTTGCTGGACAGTGAAGAATGGTAG
- a CDS encoding DUF951 domain-containing protein translates to MIEKDYDLNDIVEMKKEHPCHKSKYWKIIRMGADIRIKCLGCGTSVLFPRVQFEKKLKRIIEKAPGETNEN, encoded by the coding sequence ATGATAGAAAAAGATTATGATCTCAATGATATCGTCGAAATGAAAAAGGAACATCCATGTCATAAATCAAAATATTGGAAAATTATACGTATGGGGGCAGATATTCGCATTAAATGTCTGGGCTGTGGTACAAGTGTGCTGTTTCCCAGAGTGCAGTTTGAAAAGAAATTAAAAAGAATTATAGAAAAGGCTCCCGGAGAAACGAATGAAAACTGA
- the folD gene encoding bifunctional methylenetetrahydrofolate dehydrogenase/methenyltetrahydrofolate cyclohydrolase FolD → MGTILYGSEIAKDIRTSLKEQIDELREKGKRIPKLVVILVGDNPASLSYVTGKEKACREIGMENILLRLQEDTTEEALLAEIHRLNTDTSIDGILVQLPLPKHMDEHKVLFAIDPQKDVDGFHPYNIGKLMLQEDTYLPCTPKGILRMLDTAGYSDLSGLRAVVIGRSNIVGKPVAHLLLNRNATVTICHSRTRNIEEICAEADILIASVGSPRLVTADWVKKGAVVIDVGINRVDGRLCGDVDFERVKDKTAVITPVPKGVGPMTIAMLLENTLESYRKHR, encoded by the coding sequence ATGGGCACAATTTTATATGGAAGTGAAATAGCGAAGGATATACGTACCTCGTTGAAGGAACAGATTGATGAGCTGCGTGAGAAAGGAAAAAGGATTCCGAAGCTTGTTGTGATTCTGGTAGGGGATAATCCTGCCAGCCTGTCCTATGTGACCGGTAAGGAAAAGGCGTGCAGAGAAATCGGAATGGAAAACATTCTGCTGCGGCTGCAGGAGGATACCACAGAAGAAGCGCTTTTGGCGGAAATTCACAGATTGAATACGGATACCTCCATAGACGGTATTCTGGTACAGCTCCCGCTGCCAAAGCATATGGATGAGCATAAAGTTCTGTTTGCTATTGATCCGCAAAAGGATGTCGATGGCTTTCATCCATATAATATAGGAAAGCTGATGCTGCAGGAGGATACCTATCTGCCCTGTACTCCAAAGGGAATCCTGCGTATGCTGGACACTGCTGGATATTCTGATTTAAGCGGTCTTCGCGCAGTCGTCATCGGCCGCAGCAATATTGTTGGAAAGCCGGTTGCGCACCTGCTGTTAAACCGCAATGCCACGGTAACCATTTGCCATTCTAGGACAAGGAATATCGAAGAAATCTGTGCGGAAGCGGATATCCTGATCGCATCCGTTGGAAGTCCCCGCCTGGTTACGGCTGACTGGGTGAAAAAGGGAGCTGTTGTCATTGATGTCGGCATTAACCGTGTGGATGGCAGGCTGTGCGGTGATGTGGATTTTGAGAGAGTGAAAGACAAGACGGCCGTAATTACACCGGTACCTAAGGGCGTTGGACCGATGACCATTGCAATGCTCTTGGAAAATACGCTGGAATCCTATCGGAAACACCGCTGA
- a CDS encoding helix-turn-helix transcriptional regulator, producing MAKNLKLKAARAAMDLTQEQLAEKVSVTRQTINAIEKGDYNPSINLCITICRVLGKTLNDLFWEE from the coding sequence ATGGCGAAAAATCTGAAATTGAAGGCCGCGAGAGCAGCGATGGATCTGACACAGGAACAGCTTGCAGAAAAAGTCAGTGTAACCAGACAGACAATCAATGCCATCGAAAAGGGAGATTATAACCCAAGTATAAATTTATGTATTACCATATGCCGGGTATTGGGAAAAACACTGAATGATTTATTTTGGGAGGAGTGA